The Nitrosopumilus sp. b3 sequence CATTTGTAATTTTGATTTTTGGAGAAATATTGCCTAAGACATTTTGTAATGTTAATCCTGAAAAAGCATCTTTAAAACTAAGTGGGATTTTATTAGCATTCACTTATTTGATGTATCCTTTTGTTAAACTCTTAGAATACATCACCCGCTTCATCTTGAATCTTTTTGGCGGTTATTCCCAAAGACCCAGACCAATCACTGAAGAAGAAATCAAGGAAGTAATAGATTTAGGCTATGCCGATAAAGCCCTTGAAAAAGAAGAACGTGATCTTGTGTATAATGCATTAGAGTTTGATGATAAACCAATTAAAGATGTTATGACTCCAAAAGAAAACGTTTTTTCATTGGATGGAGCATTGACATTATCAAAAAGTATCTCAAAAATTAAAGATAAGGGATTTTCACGAATTCCAGTTTATGAAAAAACATTAGATAATGTTGTTGGGGTATTGCATATTTGGGATATCGCAAGACTGACTGAAAAAAAATTCTCCACTACTAAAATAAGCACTTTGT is a genomic window containing:
- a CDS encoding hemolysin family protein; the protein is MDFVVIEIIVIGILICFYALFSGLEIAIVGVRRSKVIRMYRKNIPGSSPLYKLKMNPAMMTSGVNLGNTLVNVASSVLAADVAIKLLGSQGVGIIIGIMTFVILIFGEILPKTFCNVNPEKASLKLSGILLAFTYLMYPFVKLLEYITRFILNLFGGYSQRPRPITEEEIKEVIDLGYADKALEKEERDLVYNALEFDDKPIKDVMTPKENVFSLDGALTLSKSISKIKDKGFSRIPVYEKTLDNVVGVLHIWDIARLTEKKFSTTKISTLSRKPFFIYSSERISHLLIELKKQDMHMAIVLNEQDQLVGIITVEDLLEEIVGDIVGEAKKQ